In Citrus sinensis cultivar Valencia sweet orange chromosome 3, DVS_A1.0, whole genome shotgun sequence, the sequence TTGAGgctattgattttcttttttcttttttcaaagacTGAATTTTTAGCTCTCATTTTTCAACGTGAAGCTCGTTTTCTCTGCATatataaataagtttattgTATTTGGTTGTTCTCAATTTgttgaatcttttttttttccaatgatTTATAATATAGTTTTGAAGTTGAGCAAAGTTTTGTGTTTATGGTCGGATAattggtttgaattttctcaaaaagaaaaaagaaattgtgttCCTAAACAGTTTCAAGGGTCTTCAATTAACTTAAGTTCAATTGTCCTGTTTAGCAAATTAtattaggaatatttttataattaaattttttattaaaatttgatgtccaaaatattttttagagtgCAAATAACCcaccttaaaaataattatacataaattactaaactcttttgaagttttttttttaattatgtttactATAAAATGGATGAATACAACCTCACTTTGGAAAAACAAGGTTCAAATGTTATCTGGAAAGCAtagtttcattttatttatttatttattattatctattaaaacataatttttgtaagtatatgaaaaaaaattgtaagcatattaaaaaaaatcaaccataaattatattagtagttaagatttaataaattatcagcATATAAAGTAATAAATCATAGTATGACAATTGACAAGTGATGAATTGATAGTCAAAATGGCATCAAAAGtctctttaaataagatttcACATCTTATTTGATTTCacttcttatttgaaaagccACATCAACAAATGAAGTTTCAAAAGgctttttaagtaaaattattcttccttctctttaatattgaagagtaaattttttattttcaaataatattatattatttttaatatcattattattgaaaaaatagaagTACTATAACtatattatcaaaaaattaagggtggttaaatttgataaaaaaaaaaagttacttctattttaaggattttttggaaaagagtttattttttattcttttatttatcgAACTAAGTTTTTGGTGAACCTTCTCAGCTTTCAACGCGGGtgtctttaaaaataaaagattcaTTAACTTCTTCTAGTGGTGTGGCCCAAACAATATCCAGCCTGAATTGAATCGGTTCGGGCTGTCCTGTCGGTTGAgaccaaataataaaaaataaaaacgagGACATTTCAGTAAATCTCGAAACTTCCCTTGCCTTCTTTCGCTTTAAACTACTCGGGCTGTATTTACCCTAGCCtccatctttttgttttcaaacGTAAAACTTCGTCCTAGGGTTTGTATTATTCTCGTcgtttttaataatttcttcgCTCGGCCTCTCTACGGTACCCTGCGACGTCGTATTGGATGGGAACGGAGAGGAAGCGGAAGGTGAGCTTGTTTGACGTGGTGGACGAGACCTCGGTCTCAGCGAAGCTAGTCAAAACAAACGGCGTCGGTCCCGGTGCGATGATGAACAACAATAACAGTTTGATTAATAGGTGGAATGGGAAGCCGTACTCGCAGAGGTACTATGAGATACTGGAGAAGCGCAAGTCTTTGCCTGTCTGGCAGCAAAAAGAGGAATTTTTGCAAGTCTTGAAAGCCAATCAAGTTATAATATTGGTTGGTGAGACCGGTAGTGGTAAAACCACTCAGGttagttttcaaatttgacACATTACGACCCTACAAGTAACGACAGATTTACTTTTGTTTGGATTTGATagcttattttaaattctttttttatttatattctttaaatttatgaattggTGGGTTATTGTTGAACGAGGAGGGAGTATTGGAGTAGTGTCTAAAGTAGGGTGTATTAAGATGGTGTTGGTGCTAaggattttgttttcaaagtGTTTGCACGGTTATGCTTATCACAGGTTAGCTTTTCTCGATGCGGTACTTACCAATTCATGTTCAGTTAACATGATGAGCTGAAACTAGCTGAGCAATCTGGTTCAGTTTGTTTTGGATTCTAGCTGTCTAACCCGTTTTGGTTGAGACTGTTGGGTCTGGGGGTTCAGGAATATTGTGAACTGGACTAACTGGCATTTTACgcctatttttccttttaggCTTTGTATCTAGTAAGTATTGCACTTCAGTTTCATAATATAGCATTTACCGTATTTTCTTCCTTATATTCACAACCACTTAGCTCTGGTGTCGGTATCTGTTTTTTCTTCTGACTCAAAACCTTTTTCCGTCATCACATGGATTTCCCTGTATAAGGCTTTTCAGTTTCTCAACTTCTGAATATCTACATTAAAATTCTAGATAGCGAGTATAGTGCTTGGATGGAGAGAAAGCTCAATTGCGTACTTTGTTAGAAATTGATGAGAAATTTTAGTTGAGAAAGATGTCTTAATGTTAGAAAGAATCTGAATCTGGAACATATATGTTTTTGAAGTCGTTTGATAAGGATATGgcatgtaaaattttttttttcccctaataAATTCTTGTTGCATTAGTTCCTTAGAATCTGGATTTCTTGTGGTTATAATTAAGGAGCTATTGTAACCAACAAGTGCTGAAATCCCCCAAAACTGACCCAAATTGACTTCAGGTGCACCCATAGTACACcgtttattttgtaataatggGTAGTGACAAGCAAAACGAagcagtttttattttttatttttgatggTCCCAGTCTTATCTTTGTTAGTTACTTGGCTGGATGGAGATTTTATTCTACAATCAAATTGCATTAGTATGGGATGCTAATAAGTTACATAATGGAATGTGGGTGGTGACTATTATTTGCTGTTGTACAGATTCCTCAGTTTGTACTGGAAGGTGTTGATATAGAAACCCCTGATAGACGTAGGAAGATGATGATTGCTTGCACTCAGCCTCGAAGAGTGGCTGCTATGTCTGTTTCTCGTCGAGTGGCTGAAGAGATGGATGTAACCATTGGAGAAGAGGTTGGTTATAGCATTCGTTTTGAAGATTGCAGTAGTGCAAGAACAGTTTTGAAGTAAGTTCAGTTGGGGTTCTCTGGTTTAGaagtccctttttttttttttgggactgAAGTGATGAGTCtgtgtttttgtgttttattgGGTGGCAGGTATCTAACAGATGGTATGCTTTTAAGAGAGGCAATGACAGATCCACTTTTGGAAAGATACAAGGTAATTGTTCTTGATGAGGCTCACGAAAGAACTCTGGCCACAGACGTGCTATTTGGACTTTTGAAAGAAGTGTTGAAAAATAGACCAGATCTGAAGTTGGTAGTAATGAGTGCAACCCTTGAGGCTGAAAAGTTTCAGGGTTATTTTTACGGTGCGCCTCTCATGAAGGTTCCAGGTAGGCTTCATCCAGTGGAAATTTTTTATACCCAGGAACCTGAGAGGGACTACCTTGAGGCAGCCATAAGGACCGTTGTGCAGATACACATGTGTGAACCTTCTGGTGATATACTTGTTTTCCTGACTGGAGAGGAGGAGATAGAAGATGCATGCCGCAAAATAACAAAGGAAATTACTAACATGGGTGACCAAGTGGGTCCTGTAAAAGTAGTGCCTTTGTATTCAACCCTTCCTCCAGCCATGCagcaaaaaatatttgaacctGCTCCACCTCCAAGTAAGGAAGGTGGCCCCCCTGGAAGAAAGATTGTGGTCTCTACAAACATAGCAGAAACTTCTTTGACCATAGATGGGATAGTTTATGTTATAGACCCAGGTTTTGCTAAACAAAAAGTTTATAATCCACGTGTGCGTGTGGAATCGTTATTGGTTTCTCCAATATCGAAAGCAAGTGCACATCAGCGGTCTGGGCG encodes:
- the LOC102614514 gene encoding probable pre-mRNA-splicing factor ATP-dependent RNA helicase DEAH2 isoform X2, whose translation is MGTERKRKVSLFDVVDETSVSAKLVKTNGVGPGAMMNNNNSLINRWNGKPYSQRYYEILEKRKSLPVWQQKEEFLQVLKANQVIILVGETGSGKTTQIPQFVLEGVDIETPDRRRKMMIACTQPRRVAAMSVSRRVAEEMDVTIGEEVGYSIRFEDCSSARTVLKYLTDGMLLREAMTDPLLERYKVIVLDEAHERTLATDVLFGLLKEVLKNRPDLKLVVMSATLEAEKFQGYFYGAPLMKVPGRLHPVEIFYTQEPERDYLEAAIRTVVQIHMCEPSGDILVFLTGEEEIEDACRKITKEITNMGDQVGPVKVVPLYSTLPPAMQQKIFEPAPPPSKEGGPPGRKIVVSTNIAETSLTIDGIVYVIDPGFAKQKVYNPRVRVESLLVSPISKASAHQRSGRAGRTQPGKCFRLYTEKSFNNDLQPQTYPEILRSNLANTVLTLKKLGIDDLVHFDFMDPPAPETLMRALEVLNYLGALDDDGNLTEMGEKMSEFPLDPQMSKMLVESPKYNCSNEILSISAMLSVSQYSLMKQMVSSPLCIC
- the LOC102614514 gene encoding probable pre-mRNA-splicing factor ATP-dependent RNA helicase DEAH2 isoform X1; protein product: MGTERKRKVSLFDVVDETSVSAKLVKTNGVGPGAMMNNNNSLINRWNGKPYSQRYYEILEKRKSLPVWQQKEEFLQVLKANQVIILVGETGSGKTTQIPQFVLEGVDIETPDRRRKMMIACTQPRRVAAMSVSRRVAEEMDVTIGEEVGYSIRFEDCSSARTVLKYLTDGMLLREAMTDPLLERYKVIVLDEAHERTLATDVLFGLLKEVLKNRPDLKLVVMSATLEAEKFQGYFYGAPLMKVPGRLHPVEIFYTQEPERDYLEAAIRTVVQIHMCEPSGDILVFLTGEEEIEDACRKITKEITNMGDQVGPVKVVPLYSTLPPAMQQKIFEPAPPPSKEGGPPGRKIVVSTNIAETSLTIDGIVYVIDPGFAKQKVYNPRVRVESLLVSPISKASAHQRSGRAGRTQPGKCFRLYTEKSFNNDLQPQTYPEILRSNLANTVLTLKKLGIDDLVHFDFMDPPAPETLMRALEVLNYLGALDDDGNLTEMGEKMSEFPLDPQMSKMLVESPKYNCSNEILSISAMLSVPNCFVRPREAQKAADEAKARFGHIDGDHLTLLNVYHAYKQNNEDPSWCYDNFVNHRALKSADNVRQQLVRIMARFNLKLCSNDFNSRDYYVNIRKAMLAGYFMQVAHLERTGQYLTVKDNQVVHLHPSNCLDHKPEWVIYNEYVLTSRNFIRTVTDVRGEWLIDIAPHYYDLSNFPQCEAKRVLERLYRKREKERENNRK